The following are encoded in a window of Platichthys flesus chromosome 11, fPlaFle2.1, whole genome shotgun sequence genomic DNA:
- the zgc:113232 gene encoding collagen alpha-2(I) chain — protein sequence MAASSDTASVLSGLLVFVLCVVVSRCQDEFSGLNSGEDRTYERSLVNHYDNMAAPQPGSPPEPTHYDEDYDQYGPVPTRVTMITGDTFPYATTTESHYAKEDTETMQVPYEYPAGPDTGSSEESGADAALGEEGPTECDCEPGQPGFAGFAGPKGSRGFQGKAGEPGAQGREGYKGTKGVRGRGGDAGPLGDVGPEGDDGFSGFSGAMGEPGLPGDPGEQGELGLKGDVGMEGPRGGVGAAGETAPRGDAGPLGPRGGKGIKGSRGDGGKEGPHGRDGQKGQIGAPGFPGDIGDRGYNGYPGQPGGFGPAGPKGGKGHDGLPGSDGDPGEDGPIGVPGLMGEPGPFGAKGSPGDRGVRGPRGRVGAVGAGGERGDAGVPGKPGPKGLQAQPGSKGETGPDGVKGSAGKKGIKGGKGLKGGVGDRGDKGQRGPKGPVGRDGVPGPVGPPGLPGTRGDRGSIGDLGVRGRVGTKGVQGPSGPGLTDEQVLQLCRGVVTAQISQYAASIRAKCSQGCPINNRTLIGPPGVQGLSGAPGKPGKAGKAGVKGARGVQGDRGLEGQDGEQGARGQKGSKGVTGEPGKGLAGPGGPQGLRGFPGHPAEPKKGMEGPRGPRGFPGSVGQTGMVGNAGVPGFCEARDCSIHAPVMRKEQGLVKGPVSLKM from the exons GCGTCTGTCCTCTCGGGACTTCTTGTGTTCGTGCTGTGTGTCGTCGTCTCTCGCTGCCAGGACGAATTCTCTGGACTCAACTCAG GTGAGGATCGCACCTATGAACGTTCTTTGGTCAACCACTATGACAACATGGCCGCCCCTCAACCAG GGTCCCCCCCGGAGCCGACCCACTACGACGAGGACTACGACCAGTACGGCCCAGTCCCCACCCGGGTCACCATGATCACCGGAGACACTTTCCCTTACGCCACCACCACAGAGTCCCACTACGCCAAGGAGGACACGGAGACCATGCAG GTCCCGTACGAGTACCCTGCAGGGCCGGACACCGGCTCCTCTGAGGAGTCTGGGGCCGATGCGGCTCTCGGGGAGGAGGGGCCCACGGAGTGTGACTGTGAACCTGGACAACCGGGATTCGCTGGCTTCGCAGGACCAAAG GGATCCAGAGGCTTCCAGGGTAAAGCCGGGGAGCCAGGAGCTCAGGGCCGAGAG GGATATAAAGGAACCAAAGGTGTTCGAGGAAGAGGCGGAGACGCCGGACCACTG GGCGATGTTGGGCCTGAAGGAGACGATGGATTCTCTGGTTTCTCTGGAGCCATG GGAGAACCTGGACTTCCAGGAGACCCCGGCGAGCAAGGAGAGCTGGGTctgaag GGCGACGTGGGCATGGAGGGGCCGCGAGGAGGCGtcggagctgctggagagact GCCCCCCGTGGTGATGCTGGGCCTCTAGGACCAAGGGGAGGTAAAGGTATCAAG gGCTCTCGTGGTGATGGAGGCAAAGAGGGTCCACACGGACGCGATGGACAGAAG GGTCAAATCGGAGCACCCGGGTTTCCAGGTGACATCGGAGACAGAGGCTACAAT GGTTACCCTGGACAGCCGGGGGGCTTCGGACCCGCTGGACCAAAG GGCGGTAAAGGTCATGACGGCCTGCCGGGCAGTGACGGGGACCCCGGAGAAGAT GGTCCCATAGGAGTCCCGGGGCTGATGGGAGAGCCTGGGCCGTTTGGTGCCAAG GGGAGTCCAGGGGATCGTGGAGTGAGAGGTCCCCGGGGCAGAGTGGGCGCCGTG ggagctggaggagagcgaGGGGACGCTGGAGTGCCAGGGAAACCAGGACCAAAGGGTCTGCAGGCCCAGCCA GGTTCCAAAGGAGAGACGGGACCAGATGGGGTTAAG ggTTCAGCAGGGAAGAAGGGAATTAAAGGGGGAAAAGGTCTAAAG GGAGGCGTGGGCGACCGTGGAGACAAAGGACAG CGTGGACCAAAAGGTCCAGTTGGTCGGGACGGCGTCCCCGGGCCCGTGGGCCCGCCCGGCCTCCCAGGGACCAGAGGAGACCGCGGCTCCATCGGCGACCTGGGCGTTAGAGGCCGAGTAGGAACTAAAGGAGTCCAAGGTCCTTCT GGTCCCGGTCTGACTGATGAGCAGGTCCTTCAGCTCTGCCGTGGTGTGGTGACGGCCCAGATCTCCCAGTACGCTGCTTCCATTCGGGCAAAGTGCTCCCAGGGCTGCCCCATCAACAACCGGACACTCATTGGGCCCCCGGGAGTCCAAGGACTATCAGGAGCACCAGGCAAACCT GGCAAAGCAGGAAAAGCTGGAGTGAAAGGAGCCAGAGGTGTTCAGGGCGACAGAGGACTGGAGGGACAGGATGGAGAGCAAGGTGCCAGAG GTCAAAAAGGATCTAAGGGAGTCACAGGGGAGCCTGGTAAGGGCCTGGCGGGACCTGGTGGACCACAAGGCCTCAGAG GTTTCCCAGGTCACCCAGCCGAGCCCAAAAAGGGCATGGAGGGGCCCCGGGGGCCTCGTGGCTTCCCTGGCTCGGTGGGCCAAACCGGCATGGTCGGAAACGCAGGCGTGCCGGGGTTCTGTGAGGCGCGGGACTGCAGCATCCATGCGCCAGTGATGCGCAAAGAGCAGGGTCTGGTGAAAGGACCTGTCAGTTTGAAGATGTAG